From the Thermovirga lienii DSM 17291 genome, one window contains:
- a CDS encoding protein of unknown function UPF0182 (PFAM: Uncharacterised protein family (UPF0182)~COGs: COG1615 conserved hypothetical protein~InterPro IPR005372~KEGG: aco:Amico_0115 protein of unknown function UPF0182~PFAM: protein of unknown function UPF0182~SPTR: UPF0182 protein Amico_0115) has translation MSMRDIFHGGGEGKPLNLPALKFKKGLLVLLALLVFSTVFFPAFAKFYTDWLWFDARGFSAVFWKQVLPQWGLFLAASIGAFIILTTSWLLARKDAASLDIEGITPIPTKRSGVIVVIVAFLISIMNGLGVKSQWDVVLRFLNKALFSSSDPIFGKNIAFYVFDLPFYSLLQDWLVGILITALLGSTLIFVLAWIPQMREQSHFSLPQKARRHLSVLGALCVASWGAGFWLERFNLLFSPQGVVFGAGYTDIHARLLGINVMFALSMIVAILLLVNIMRRTWKLAAVALVLLVASNIVIRGVYPGIVQKYVVEPNEYQKEAPYIQYNIESTLKAYGLDSLKTVDFLPANSVTWEQIQKEKETINNIRLWDYRPLLRTYKQLQEIRSYYDFNDIDIDRYNLGGSYRQVMLSARELDLQQLQNPTWVNMHLEFTHGYGVVMNPVTEIDPEGKPVFFIKDLPPRISVPLEIERPQIYYGEKVQPYVLVKTKIKEFDYPMGGANVRTTYEGTGGVAIGSIWRRLAFAVRFRDSQILFTDAILPESRIMFYRSIGERVRKVAPFLLYDNDPYLTIMDGKLVWVQDAYTATNLYPYSEPVSTPAGRINYIRNSVKVTVDAYNGEMNFYIADTEDPLVKSWAKIFPTLFKPMDEAPASFRKHIRYPKGLFLIQSEIFRTYHMKDTNTFYNKEDVWELPKSGKAGSLNAYYVIMKLAGEERAEFMLIAPFTPVGRDNMIAWIAGRSDGDNYGELLVYQFPKQKLIYGPTQVEALIDQDPEISAQLSLWSQRGSDVIRGNLLVIPTGDSLLYVQPLYLRAENSDLPELKRVIVSSGGRVAWGERLEEALTNLLGPAPDKGIQKAKPSIVTQKREPDGSLLEGKSPEVLAQEAKIAFEAAKEAAQKGDWAAYGSRLKELEEVLTELLQRLSETESNKIE, from the coding sequence ATGTCCATGAGAGATATTTTCCACGGAGGGGGCGAAGGTAAGCCTTTGAACCTTCCCGCTTTGAAATTCAAGAAGGGGCTTTTAGTGCTTCTGGCCCTTTTAGTGTTTTCCACCGTCTTTTTCCCGGCTTTCGCCAAGTTCTACACCGATTGGCTGTGGTTCGATGCAAGGGGTTTTTCGGCGGTGTTCTGGAAGCAGGTACTTCCCCAATGGGGCTTGTTCTTAGCAGCGTCCATAGGGGCCTTTATCATACTGACGACCTCATGGCTTTTGGCCCGAAAGGACGCCGCCTCCTTGGATATAGAGGGCATAACCCCAATTCCCACCAAGAGGTCTGGAGTGATCGTAGTCATAGTGGCCTTTTTGATCTCCATAATGAACGGCCTGGGCGTAAAATCTCAATGGGACGTGGTCTTACGCTTCCTGAACAAGGCTTTGTTCTCGTCTTCCGACCCTATATTCGGAAAGAACATAGCCTTTTACGTTTTCGACCTTCCCTTTTACTCGCTGCTTCAGGACTGGCTCGTGGGAATACTCATAACGGCCCTTTTGGGTTCAACCTTGATCTTCGTTTTGGCATGGATTCCCCAGATGAGGGAGCAAAGCCACTTTTCCCTCCCTCAAAAAGCAAGAAGACATCTTTCCGTTCTGGGTGCTTTGTGTGTGGCCTCCTGGGGGGCCGGTTTTTGGCTTGAGAGGTTCAATCTTCTCTTCTCTCCCCAAGGAGTAGTATTCGGAGCAGGATACACTGACATCCACGCAAGGCTTTTGGGCATCAACGTCATGTTCGCCCTATCGATGATCGTGGCCATCCTCCTTTTGGTAAACATCATGAGGAGGACTTGGAAGCTCGCCGCCGTGGCACTAGTGCTTTTGGTGGCCTCGAATATAGTGATAAGAGGCGTCTACCCTGGCATAGTCCAAAAGTACGTAGTAGAGCCCAACGAGTACCAAAAGGAAGCACCATACATACAATACAACATAGAAAGCACCCTGAAGGCTTACGGCCTTGATTCACTGAAGACGGTGGATTTCCTGCCGGCCAATAGCGTAACCTGGGAACAAATCCAGAAAGAAAAGGAGACCATAAACAATATACGACTTTGGGATTACAGGCCTCTTTTGAGGACCTACAAACAGCTTCAGGAGATAAGATCTTACTACGACTTCAACGACATAGACATAGACAGGTACAACCTAGGGGGTTCATACAGACAGGTCATGCTCTCTGCGAGGGAACTGGACCTACAGCAATTGCAAAACCCAACCTGGGTAAACATGCACCTGGAGTTCACCCACGGCTACGGTGTAGTAATGAACCCGGTGACCGAGATAGACCCTGAGGGCAAACCGGTCTTCTTCATAAAGGACCTGCCGCCACGAATCTCCGTCCCACTGGAGATAGAACGGCCCCAGATATACTACGGTGAAAAGGTTCAGCCGTACGTGCTGGTCAAGACCAAAATAAAAGAGTTCGATTACCCCATGGGGGGCGCCAACGTGAGGACCACCTACGAAGGGACAGGAGGGGTCGCCATAGGCTCCATATGGAGGCGCCTTGCCTTCGCCGTCAGGTTTAGGGACTCTCAGATTTTGTTCACCGACGCCATACTGCCCGAAAGCCGGATAATGTTCTACCGGAGCATAGGGGAACGGGTCAGGAAGGTGGCCCCCTTCTTGCTCTACGACAACGACCCGTACCTTACGATCATGGACGGTAAACTGGTTTGGGTCCAGGATGCCTACACGGCGACTAACCTGTACCCCTACTCGGAGCCTGTGAGCACTCCCGCGGGGCGAATAAACTACATACGAAATAGCGTGAAGGTAACGGTTGATGCCTACAACGGGGAGATGAACTTCTACATAGCTGACACAGAAGACCCCTTGGTAAAAAGCTGGGCCAAGATCTTCCCTACCCTTTTCAAGCCCATGGACGAGGCCCCAGCCTCCTTTAGGAAGCACATAAGATATCCCAAGGGGCTGTTCCTCATACAGAGCGAGATATTCAGGACTTACCACATGAAGGACACCAACACCTTCTACAACAAGGAGGACGTGTGGGAGCTTCCCAAAAGCGGCAAGGCAGGAAGCCTGAATGCGTATTACGTGATAATGAAGCTTGCAGGAGAAGAGAGGGCTGAATTCATGCTCATCGCCCCCTTCACACCCGTGGGCAGGGACAACATGATAGCCTGGATAGCAGGAAGATCCGATGGAGATAATTACGGAGAGCTATTGGTGTATCAGTTCCCCAAGCAGAAGCTCATTTACGGCCCGACGCAGGTTGAGGCCCTGATAGACCAAGACCCGGAGATATCCGCACAGCTTTCCCTGTGGAGTCAGAGGGGTTCAGACGTAATTCGAGGCAACCTCCTGGTCATACCCACTGGGGACTCCCTGCTTTACGTACAGCCCTTGTACCTGAGGGCAGAAAACAGCGACCTTCCGGAACTTAAGCGAGTCATCGTTTCCTCAGGTGGAAGGGTTGCATGGGGAGAACGCCTGGAGGAAGCCCTGACCAACCTCCTGGGGCCAGCCCCTGATAAGGGCATCCAAAAGGCTAAACCTTCTATTGTTACCCAAAAGAGGGAACCTGATGGAAGCCTTTTAGAGGGCAAATCACCAGAAGTTTTGGCCCAAGAAGCAAAAATAGCCTTCGAGGCCGCCAAGGAAGCAGCACAAAAGGGAGACTGGGCCGCCTACGGAAGCAGGCTCAAGGAACTTGAAGAAGTCTTGACCGAGCTTTTGCAGAGGCTATCTGAAACCGAAAGCAACAAAATTGAATAA
- a CDS encoding SNARE associated Golgi protein-related protein (PFAM: SNARE associated Golgi protein~COGs: COG0586 membrane-associated protein~InterPro IPR015414~KEGG: aco:Amico_1637 SNARE associated Golgi protein-related protein~PFAM: SNARE associated Golgi protein~SPTR: SNARE associated Golgi protein-related protein) — protein sequence MLGHLVNFLVDTIGHMGYPGIVALMFLESSFFPFPSEVVVPPAGYLASQGEMNLWMVILAGIVGSLLGAIFNYWIAVRIGRPFFERWGKYFLVSEKTLKKSEVFFARHGHISTFIGRLLPGIRQLISLPAGLARMPMGLFLTFTALGSGIWVVVLAFIGYWVGNNSDLVEKLLHKTTVITLVLSAITIALYTWKVRSKNTS from the coding sequence ATGTTGGGACACCTGGTCAATTTCCTGGTTGACACCATAGGACACATGGGATACCCGGGCATAGTGGCTCTCATGTTCTTGGAGTCCTCCTTCTTTCCTTTCCCCAGCGAGGTAGTGGTACCTCCCGCAGGATATCTTGCATCCCAGGGAGAGATGAACCTTTGGATGGTCATCCTTGCCGGTATAGTCGGCAGCTTGCTGGGTGCTATCTTCAATTACTGGATCGCAGTGAGGATAGGAAGGCCCTTCTTTGAACGGTGGGGCAAATATTTCCTGGTGAGCGAAAAGACCCTTAAAAAATCCGAGGTATTCTTCGCCCGGCATGGGCATATAAGCACCTTCATAGGAAGGCTCTTGCCCGGAATAAGGCAGTTGATTTCCCTCCCCGCAGGACTTGCCCGCATGCCCATGGGATTGTTTTTGACCTTCACGGCCCTCGGTTCAGGTATATGGGTGGTGGTGTTGGCCTTCATAGGATACTGGGTAGGCAACAATAGCGACTTGGTGGAAAAGCTGCTTCATAAAACTACCGTTATAACCCTAGTTTTATCTGCTATCACCATTGCCTTGTACACCTGGAAGGTAAGGAGCAAAAATACCTCCTAG
- a CDS encoding pyridoxamine 5'-phosphate oxidase-related FMN-binding protein (PFAM: Pyridoxamine 5'-phosphate oxidase~COGs: COG3467 flavin-nucleotide-binding protein~InterPro IPR011576~KEGG: geo:Geob_0985 pyridoxamine 5'-phosphate oxidase-related FMN-binding~PFAM: pyridoxamine 5'-phosphate oxidase-related FMN-binding~SPTR: Pyridoxamine 5'-phosphate oxidase-related FMN-binding) has protein sequence MDRAMRRKDKEITDPKEIEKILKREKICRVAFNGSPFPYVVPLCYGYEDGAIYFHGFGGGKKIDCIKDDPHVCFEIDCDVKIISDEDPCEWTVHYRSVIGYGRATILEDPEEKKKGLDIIVKQYAGRALPFPEKALGAVCVVKVEIESVKGRKNGYER, from the coding sequence ATGGATAGAGCAATGAGGAGAAAGGACAAGGAGATAACGGACCCCAAGGAAATAGAAAAGATCCTAAAAAGGGAGAAGATATGCAGGGTGGCCTTCAACGGCAGCCCCTTCCCATATGTGGTGCCCCTGTGTTACGGCTACGAGGATGGTGCCATATATTTTCATGGCTTCGGCGGAGGCAAAAAGATAGACTGCATAAAGGATGACCCTCACGTGTGTTTCGAGATAGACTGCGACGTCAAGATAATCTCGGATGAAGACCCATGTGAATGGACCGTACATTATAGAAGCGTCATAGGCTACGGCAGGGCAACCATACTGGAGGATCCAGAGGAAAAAAAGAAAGGCCTCGATATAATAGTGAAACAATACGCCGGAAGGGCCTTGCCTTTCCCCGAAAAGGCCTTGGGGGCCGTTTGTGTAGTAAAGGTGGAAATAGAATCAGTTAAAGGCCGCAAAAACGGCTACGAAAGGTGA
- a CDS encoding L-serine dehydratase, iron-sulfur-dependent, alpha subunit (PFAM: Serine dehydratase alpha chain~TIGRFAM: L-serine dehydratase, iron-sulfur-dependent, alpha subunit~COGs: COG1760 L-serine deaminase~InterPro IPR004642: IPR005130~KEGG: aco:Amico_0078 L-serine dehydratase, iron-sulfur-dependent, alpha subunit~PFAM: serine dehydratase alpha chain~PRIAM: L-serine ammonia-lyase~SPTR: L-serine dehydratase, iron-sulfur-dependent, alpha subunit;~TIGRFAM: L-serine dehydratase, iron-sulfur-dependent, alpha subunit): MLSFEEILSISRTKTISFPDAFVERQSLEYGDKIPVIKENMALRLQEMRRSVEEALEKKPSGKIVSDISDKMNFYEGANQPLSGKFVTRACQIALAVATHNASMGRIVAAPTAGSCGILPGVLFAAEEIFSFSQQTLLEGLITAGGIGAIIASRATLSGAEGGCQAECGAAAAMAAGALTHMRKASAEAVAQSAALVIKSILGLVCDPVAGLVEVPCIKRNGTLTALAAVCSDMASAGIESSIPPDEVIDAMYKVGKALPETLRETSLGGIAATPRALKIEEKLKALAPDIK, encoded by the coding sequence ATGCTTTCTTTCGAGGAGATCCTTTCCATATCCAGGACAAAGACCATATCCTTTCCTGATGCCTTCGTGGAGAGGCAGAGCCTGGAGTACGGCGACAAAATTCCTGTAATCAAAGAGAACATGGCCCTAAGGTTACAGGAGATGAGGAGGTCCGTGGAGGAAGCGCTGGAAAAGAAACCTTCAGGCAAGATAGTTTCGGACATCTCCGATAAGATGAACTTTTACGAGGGGGCAAATCAGCCGCTTTCGGGGAAATTCGTCACAAGAGCCTGTCAGATAGCCTTGGCGGTGGCAACGCACAACGCATCCATGGGAAGGATAGTTGCGGCTCCCACCGCGGGAAGTTGCGGCATCCTGCCGGGGGTGCTGTTTGCAGCAGAGGAGATCTTTTCGTTCTCTCAACAAACCCTTCTCGAAGGGCTAATAACGGCAGGAGGAATAGGAGCCATAATAGCATCAAGGGCAACCCTCTCTGGTGCTGAGGGAGGGTGTCAAGCTGAGTGCGGAGCTGCAGCGGCCATGGCCGCCGGAGCCTTGACCCACATGAGGAAGGCCTCCGCCGAAGCGGTGGCCCAAAGCGCAGCCCTGGTCATCAAGTCCATATTGGGCCTGGTCTGCGACCCAGTAGCAGGGCTCGTGGAGGTCCCATGCATAAAGCGAAATGGCACCTTGACCGCTCTGGCAGCCGTATGCTCCGACATGGCATCAGCAGGTATAGAGTCCTCCATACCGCCTGACGAAGTAATAGACGCCATGTACAAGGTAGGAAAGGCCCTTCCTGAAACCCTCAGGGAGACCAGTCTGGGAGGTATTGCAGCAACTCCAAGGGCTCTAAAGATAGAAGAAAAACTCAAAGCTCTGGCGCCTGATATAAAATAA
- a CDS encoding L-serine dehydratase, iron-sulfur-dependent, beta subunit (PFAM: ACT domain; Serine dehydratase beta chain~TIGRFAM: L-serine dehydratase, iron-sulfur-dependent, beta subunit~COGs: COG1760 L-serine deaminase~InterPro IPR004643: IPR005131: IPR002912~KEGG: tai:Taci_0266 L-serine dehydratase, iron-sulfur-dependent, beta subunit~PFAM: serine dehydratase beta chain; amino acid-binding ACT domain protein~PRIAM: L-serine ammonia-lyase~SPTR: L-serine dehydratase, iron-sulfur-dependent, beta subunit;~TIGRFAM: L-serine dehydratase, iron-sulfur-dependent, beta subunit) has product MRLEDVIGPVMIGPSSSHTAGAARLGRLAALIWGRPVREVTIFLRGSFAATWWGHGTDLAILAGLLGFLPDDPRIPNAREEAKKKGIHWTFKEEHPDGAHPNSARFLFKDEDTSMEVVGASIGGGAVRLLEIDGFKLELSGELPALVTFHRDTPGVVASITGLLASKGLNIATLTLHRQGRGKGAAMVVELDENPQTEIMDAISRCHSEIFRVLPLKLGE; this is encoded by the coding sequence ATGCGACTAGAGGATGTTATAGGTCCAGTAATGATAGGCCCTTCATCCAGCCACACCGCGGGAGCGGCAAGGTTGGGCAGGTTGGCGGCTCTCATATGGGGCAGACCTGTAAGGGAAGTCACCATATTTTTGAGGGGAAGCTTCGCCGCCACCTGGTGGGGACACGGGACTGACCTTGCAATCCTGGCGGGACTCTTGGGCTTTCTGCCCGATGATCCAAGGATTCCCAACGCAAGGGAAGAAGCAAAGAAAAAGGGCATCCATTGGACCTTCAAGGAAGAACACCCCGATGGAGCTCATCCTAACTCCGCTAGGTTTCTCTTCAAGGACGAAGACACTTCCATGGAAGTGGTGGGAGCATCCATAGGTGGAGGCGCCGTGAGGCTCTTGGAGATAGACGGCTTCAAGCTGGAACTCTCCGGAGAACTGCCTGCTTTAGTTACCTTCCACAGGGACACTCCGGGAGTTGTAGCATCTATAACTGGCCTTTTGGCCTCAAAGGGCTTGAACATAGCAACCTTGACGCTCCACAGGCAGGGCAGAGGCAAAGGCGCAGCGATGGTAGTGGAACTTGACGAAAACCCCCAAACGGAGATAATGGACGCAATCTCTCGCTGCCACAGCGAAATATTCAGGGTGTTACCCTTGAAGCTTGGAGAGTGA
- a CDS encoding putative PAS/PAC sensor protein (PFAM: PAS fold~TIGRFAM: PAS domain S-box~COGs: COG2202 FOG: PAS/PAC domain~InterPro IPR000014: IPR001610: IPR013656: IPR000700~KEGG: mpd:MCP_1856 putative histidine kinase~PFAM: PAS fold-4 domain protein~SMART: PAS domain containing protein; PAC repeat-containing protein~SPTR: Putative histidine kinase;~TIGRFAM: PAS sensor protein): protein MARLFSKKHEKKDFTGPVLGGSFFENLFDHSPEAIIICDREERIIRANRTFCELFGYSEEEVIGKNGNDVVAPTPDLMREAVAVDELMWGSKEKVCLETIRLRRDGTAIPVELLQVPFELEDGTLYDYTIYRDITERKNAEYAFRREKVFFEKLFEATPLAIMICDPKGRITRANPAFLKLFGYPEGEVIGRACYDIVTQDARLIAEAREIDKRFWSGENIHMQVKRQNKDGKILHLELVQVPLILDQDTMMCYVIYRDISQQIKAEEALKESERRYHAVVQDQDEFIVRLNTDGVLTFVNDAYCRYKGMSKEELLGSSIFDDYDPETAERLKREILTFLTPETPVKTSEVYNDLPSGKRQFVQWRNRGIFDQNGKLIEIQSVGRDVTDLKEAQEQLKRLNVVLKSVRDIHRLINSEKDPTRLVQSICVSLVVNQGYPNVWIAILEFKNYLATIFEAAMIDGDTPISERMCRKELNRACRKVLENPGVIIEKEVVPCSYIPLLNEYPDKYSMSTRLEYQGHVFGLITVALPKEYMVTEEEKIIFQETAQDIAMALYNLGIHSQGGVKGKCD, encoded by the coding sequence ATGGCCAGGCTCTTCAGCAAAAAGCACGAAAAAAAAGATTTCACGGGCCCTGTACTCGGCGGGTCCTTTTTCGAGAACCTCTTCGATCACTCCCCCGAGGCCATAATAATCTGCGACAGGGAAGAAAGGATCATAAGGGCCAATCGCACCTTCTGTGAACTTTTCGGATACTCCGAGGAGGAAGTGATAGGTAAAAACGGAAACGACGTGGTGGCCCCTACGCCCGACCTCATGAGAGAGGCAGTGGCTGTAGATGAACTCATGTGGGGCTCCAAAGAAAAAGTATGCTTAGAAACTATACGCCTAAGAAGGGACGGAACAGCCATACCAGTGGAGCTCCTGCAGGTGCCCTTCGAGCTGGAAGACGGAACGCTCTACGATTACACCATCTACCGGGACATAACCGAGAGAAAAAACGCCGAATATGCTTTCAGAAGGGAAAAGGTATTTTTCGAAAAGCTGTTCGAGGCAACCCCCCTTGCCATAATGATATGCGATCCAAAAGGCAGGATAACCAGAGCAAATCCAGCCTTCTTAAAACTTTTCGGTTACCCCGAGGGGGAAGTCATAGGAAGGGCCTGCTACGACATAGTGACCCAGGATGCAAGGTTGATTGCCGAAGCCCGAGAGATAGATAAGCGCTTCTGGTCGGGAGAAAACATTCACATGCAGGTAAAAAGACAGAACAAGGACGGGAAGATCCTCCACCTGGAGCTGGTTCAGGTTCCCCTAATTCTGGACCAAGACACCATGATGTGCTACGTCATATATAGAGACATATCTCAACAGATCAAAGCCGAGGAGGCATTGAAGGAGAGCGAAAGAAGGTACCATGCAGTGGTTCAGGACCAGGACGAGTTCATAGTCCGCCTCAATACAGATGGGGTTTTGACCTTCGTCAACGATGCCTACTGCCGATACAAGGGAATGTCAAAGGAAGAACTTTTGGGAAGCTCCATATTCGATGATTACGACCCTGAGACAGCAGAACGGCTGAAAAGGGAGATTCTAACCTTTCTGACTCCTGAAACCCCCGTCAAAACCAGCGAAGTATATAACGATCTGCCCTCAGGAAAAAGACAGTTCGTTCAGTGGAGAAACAGAGGTATATTTGACCAAAACGGCAAGCTCATAGAGATCCAGAGCGTCGGAAGGGACGTAACGGACCTAAAAGAGGCACAAGAGCAGTTAAAGCGCTTGAACGTGGTGCTAAAATCCGTAAGAGACATTCACCGCCTAATAAACAGCGAAAAGGACCCCACACGACTTGTTCAGAGCATATGCGTAAGCCTGGTGGTCAACCAAGGATATCCTAACGTTTGGATAGCCATATTGGAGTTCAAAAATTACCTGGCCACCATTTTCGAGGCAGCCATGATAGATGGCGACACCCCCATATCCGAAAGGATGTGCCGCAAGGAGCTCAACAGAGCTTGCCGAAAAGTTTTAGAGAACCCTGGGGTCATAATAGAAAAGGAAGTGGTCCCCTGCAGCTACATTCCATTATTGAACGAATATCCGGACAAATACTCCATGTCCACCAGGCTGGAATACCAGGGACACGTTTTTGGCCTAATCACCGTCGCCTTGCCCAAAGAATACATGGTCACAGAGGAAGAAAAAATAATATTCCAGGAAACCGCCCAGGACATAGCAATGGCACTTTATAACCTGGGGATACACTCACAGGGAGGCGTAAAAGGAAAATGCGACTAG
- a CDS encoding hypothetical protein (PFAM: Prokaryotic N-terminal methylation motif~TIGRFAM: prepilin-type N-terminal cleavage/methylation domain~InterPro IPR000983: IPR012902: IPR001120~KEGG: tai:Taci_1052 hypothetical protein~SPTR: Putative uncharacterized protein), whose amino-acid sequence MKKRGFTLVELLVVFIIIGVLSGMLLLTTLSGRDKAMATRIISDMRTLKSAALMYYHEEGKKWPIGPVSEAFCSKYLDRKAPESGDENLWYGFDSSDQTPCLVVANLPSESFGLRKKLASMASEAGIFEDKSLTRIYGETSPPPQRVYMPVAVKSPSP is encoded by the coding sequence ATGAAAAAAAGAGGATTTACCTTAGTAGAACTGCTTGTGGTCTTCATAATCATTGGGGTACTTTCGGGAATGCTCCTCTTGACCACCCTTTCGGGAAGGGATAAGGCCATGGCAACGAGGATAATCTCCGACATGCGCACATTGAAATCTGCCGCCCTCATGTATTACCACGAGGAGGGAAAGAAGTGGCCTATTGGACCGGTGAGCGAGGCCTTCTGCTCCAAGTACCTGGACCGAAAGGCGCCTGAGTCAGGGGACGAAAACCTTTGGTACGGCTTTGATTCATCAGATCAGACTCCATGCCTTGTGGTGGCAAACCTCCCATCCGAAAGCTTTGGTCTAAGGAAGAAACTTGCCTCCATGGCTAGCGAGGCAGGAATCTTCGAGGATAAAAGCTTAACCAGGATATACGGAGAAACCTCGCCCCCTCCGCAAAGGGTGTACATGCCTGTTGCCGTTAAATCACCATCTCCATGA
- a CDS encoding protein of unknown function DUF195 (PFAM: RmuC family~COGs: COG1322 conserved hypothetical protein~InterPro IPR003798~KEGG: dap:Dacet_1804 hypothetical protein~PFAM: protein of unknown function DUF195~SPTR: Putative uncharacterized protein): MTNSGMVYVLIFVFIAGFLLGVIVSSFMRFFHGRAARELAENQMEMAMSRLKEAFGELSVQALSRSTDEFLKLARSRFEAERQATSQELEGKKALIDQKLEEMASKLENVSRLIKELEKDREKKFGELAGKLSEFSIQTAELARTAGNLKEVLASSKARGQWGERMAEDILQAVGLVEGINYKKQSQTANGTRPDFTFFLPRGLVLNMDVKFPFDNYVRYMESPSEQEKESFAKAFIRDVRNRIKEVASREYIDPEQGTVDYALLFIPNEQVFSFIQEKEPGLLDEALSRKVIFCSPTTLFAVLAVVRQAVENFALQQASKEILALFGRFKAEWEKFLDRMDKLGKRIKSLQDEYDSLVNSRRKGLERVLDKIDQERAMQALVKEGANKSLEEEEGAEA, translated from the coding sequence TTGACCAATTCTGGCATGGTTTACGTTTTGATATTTGTGTTCATAGCGGGTTTTTTGCTGGGAGTAATAGTGTCTTCTTTCATGAGGTTCTTTCATGGCAGGGCGGCACGGGAGCTGGCAGAAAACCAGATGGAGATGGCCATGTCCCGTCTGAAGGAGGCTTTCGGTGAGCTTTCCGTTCAGGCTCTGAGCCGTTCCACTGATGAGTTTTTGAAGCTCGCTCGCTCGAGGTTTGAAGCAGAAAGACAGGCGACCTCACAGGAGCTTGAGGGTAAAAAGGCCCTTATAGATCAGAAACTGGAAGAGATGGCATCAAAGCTGGAGAACGTGTCCAGGCTTATAAAGGAACTTGAAAAGGATAGGGAGAAGAAATTTGGGGAGCTTGCAGGAAAGCTTTCCGAGTTCAGCATCCAGACGGCGGAGTTGGCCCGAACCGCTGGAAACCTAAAGGAAGTTTTGGCAAGCTCCAAGGCGAGAGGGCAGTGGGGGGAGAGGATGGCCGAGGACATATTGCAGGCTGTAGGGCTAGTCGAAGGTATAAATTACAAGAAACAGAGCCAGACGGCCAATGGCACGAGGCCAGATTTTACTTTTTTTCTTCCCCGGGGACTGGTCCTCAACATGGACGTCAAATTTCCTTTCGACAACTATGTAAGATATATGGAGTCCCCTTCGGAGCAGGAGAAGGAGTCCTTCGCCAAGGCCTTCATAAGGGACGTCAGAAACAGGATAAAGGAAGTGGCTTCCAGGGAGTACATAGATCCAGAGCAGGGGACTGTGGATTATGCGTTGCTTTTCATCCCTAACGAGCAGGTTTTTTCCTTTATCCAAGAAAAGGAACCTGGGCTTTTGGATGAGGCTCTTTCGAGGAAAGTAATATTCTGCTCCCCTACGACCCTCTTTGCCGTTTTGGCCGTGGTGAGACAGGCCGTGGAAAACTTTGCCTTACAGCAGGCATCCAAGGAGATTCTGGCCCTTTTCGGCAGGTTCAAAGCCGAGTGGGAAAAGTTCCTTGATAGGATGGATAAATTGGGCAAGAGGATCAAATCCCTTCAGGACGAGTACGACTCCCTGGTCAATTCAAGGCGCAAAGGTTTGGAACGAGTGCTTGATAAAATAGACCAAGAGAGAGCAATGCAGGCTTTGGTGAAGGAAGGAGCAAACAAAAGTCTAGAGGAAGAGGAAGGAGCCGAGGCATGA